The Bacillus sp. B-jedd sequence GAAAAAACTGAAAATCGCACTCTCCCTGACCAGCGAAGACATGATCGAAATATTGGCGATGGCGGGAGTCACGATCACAAAAGGGGAACTTAGTGCTCTTTTGCGAAAAAAGGGCCATAAAAATTATAAAGAATGCGGCGATAAATATGCCAGGAACTTCTTGAAGGGATTAGCGGTCAAGAATAGAGGTTAAAGGTCATTGAAGGCAGTTCAACCTGATAAAAGGGAGCTGCCTTTTTTATTTTTGCCGGATGGAAACTTTTTGCACTTTTGTTCGTATTTAAGAACAAGTAAACACAACCCAATAGGAGGTTTAAACGTTGCTTAGCTCGAATACCTTAACTTAACGAAGTTAAAATGAGGAGTGGTTCGATGAAAGCAATCGTTTGTAAAAAGTATGGCACGCCTGAAGTTTTTGAATTGCATGAGGTTGAAAAGCCTGTTCCCAAAGACGAACAAGTTTTAGTAAAGGTTCACGCTGCATCTGTTAATTTTGGCAATTTGGTCCTGATGAAGGGTGAGCCATACTTAGCTCGTCTTGTGTTTGGATTGACGAAGCCGAAGTACCCAATACCCGGTGGCGACATAGCTGGAACGGTTGAAGCAGTTGGAAAGGATGTCCGGCAATTTAAGGTTGGCGATGAGGTATTTGGAGATCTTTCAGGGTGCGGATGGGGAGGCTACGCCGAATATGCGGCTGTCCCGGAAAGCGCGCTCGCCCGAAAGCCAGCCAATATTACTTTCGAAGAAGCGGCCGGAACCCCAATGGCCGCGGTCACTGCCCTCCAAGGCCTTCGGGATAAGGGGAAAGTTCAGGCAGGGCAAAAAATCCTGATCAATGGAGCCTCTGGCGGAGTCGGAACATTCGCCGTGCAAATTGCTAAATCCTTCGGCGCGGAGGTAACGGCTGTGTGTAGCAGCAGGAATGTCGATATCGCCAGAACGATTGGGGCAGACCATGTTATTGACTACACGAAGGAAAATTTCACCGAAGGCTCACAGCAATATGATCTGATCCTTGGAGTAAATGGCCACCATCCGATATCAGCTTATAAACGAGCTTTGAAAACCGGGGGAAGGTTTGTCCACGTTGGAGGATCTGAATCGCAAATGTTCCAGACGATGCTTCTTGGCCCTTGGTTTTCACTGACAGGAAGCAGGAAAATGAGCAATTTTTTGCAAAGGGCCAATCAACAAGATTTAAACCTCATAAAAGACCTCGTTGAAGCCGGCAAAATAAAACCCATCATCGACAAGCAATACAAATTAAGCGAAGTTCGCGAAGCATTTCGCTATTTTGCAGAAGGGCATGCCCAAGGGAAAGTAGTGATTACGGTTTAAAATTTAAGCCCCTTTTTTATAGGAAAACAAAAACAACTCCCTTTTTATTTTTCTAAATATTGTGTTTACTTAATCAACTAATAGTTATAATAATAGATAGCAAACCTTGAAGTACGTTTAAAGCAAAAAAAATCTTATAATAGAAGGTGCAAATGATGGGTAGATTAATTCATTTCGAAATTCATGTGGATGACATGGAGCGGGCTAAGAAATTTTATGGTGAGGTTTTCGGCTGGTCGTTTCAGGATTGGAGCGAGTATGCGGGAATGCCTTACTATGGCGCGGTGACTGGTAATGAAGAGGAACATGGCATCAATGGGGCTTTAATGAAGCGGCAAGGGGCCAGGCCGGAACCAAACCAGGCAATGAATGGCTTTGCCTGCACAATGGGCGTGGGAGATTACGATTCAACTGAATCTAAAATTCTCGAGAATGGCGGCCAGGTTGCCATGGCGAAACATGCCTTGCCCGGAATGGCGTGGCAGGGATATTACCTTGATACCGAAGGAAATATTTTCGGAATCCATCAGCCTGATGTGAATGCAAAATAGGATCATTCAAAATGGAAAATATGTTTGAAAACGATTCAGATGTGATTTTAGAAAAATTGCGTGCGATTTGCCTTGCGCTCCCAGAAGCAGTTGAGCTAATAGACGGATTTGGCCACAATACTTTTAAAGTAAACGGTAAATCATTTGTTATTTCAGGCGAGAGCGATAAAGGATTTAGACTATCGTTCAAGTCGGACAGAAAAACTCAGGAATTTTTGCTTCATAACGATTATTTTTTCAGAACTCCTTACATAGGCCAGCATGGCTGGGTATCCATTCAGAATCCTGCTGGGGAGCAGTGGGACGAACTGACAGGGCTTATCCAAGAGGCCTACTTGCGCGCGGCACCAAAACGTTTGGTCAAGCAATGGATGGAGTCCCGGGAAAAGGAATGAACCAACAGGCTT is a genomic window containing:
- a CDS encoding NAD(P)-dependent alcohol dehydrogenase codes for the protein MKAIVCKKYGTPEVFELHEVEKPVPKDEQVLVKVHAASVNFGNLVLMKGEPYLARLVFGLTKPKYPIPGGDIAGTVEAVGKDVRQFKVGDEVFGDLSGCGWGGYAEYAAVPESALARKPANITFEEAAGTPMAAVTALQGLRDKGKVQAGQKILINGASGGVGTFAVQIAKSFGAEVTAVCSSRNVDIARTIGADHVIDYTKENFTEGSQQYDLILGVNGHHPISAYKRALKTGGRFVHVGGSESQMFQTMLLGPWFSLTGSRKMSNFLQRANQQDLNLIKDLVEAGKIKPIIDKQYKLSEVREAFRYFAEGHAQGKVVITV
- a CDS encoding MmcQ/YjbR family DNA-binding protein, coding for MENMFENDSDVILEKLRAICLALPEAVELIDGFGHNTFKVNGKSFVISGESDKGFRLSFKSDRKTQEFLLHNDYFFRTPYIGQHGWVSIQNPAGEQWDELTGLIQEAYLRAAPKRLVKQWMESREKE
- a CDS encoding VOC family protein — its product is MGRLIHFEIHVDDMERAKKFYGEVFGWSFQDWSEYAGMPYYGAVTGNEEEHGINGALMKRQGARPEPNQAMNGFACTMGVGDYDSTESKILENGGQVAMAKHALPGMAWQGYYLDTEGNIFGIHQPDVNAK